A genomic segment from Candidatus Reconcilbacillus cellulovorans encodes:
- a CDS encoding DDE transposase, whose translation MAQQEAMTLKRFQEKFHSDDACREHLFQNRWPNGFRCPKCEHDAFYYLERRKLYQCTRCKHQTSVTAGTILHKSHTPLLTWFWAIFLVAHDKRGVSAVFLSRELEISYPTAWLMLHKIRKAMGDRDAHYQLAGLVELDDAFFGAPTEG comes from the coding sequence ATGGCCCAACAAGAAGCGATGACGTTAAAGAGATTTCAAGAGAAGTTTCATTCGGATGACGCATGCCGCGAGCATCTGTTCCAGAACCGCTGGCCGAACGGCTTTCGTTGCCCCAAATGCGAGCACGATGCATTTTATTATCTGGAACGCCGCAAGCTGTATCAATGCACGCGCTGCAAGCATCAGACTTCGGTAACCGCCGGCACGATTCTGCATAAATCCCATACGCCGCTGCTAACCTGGTTTTGGGCGATTTTCCTTGTGGCGCATGATAAACGCGGCGTTTCCGCAGTATTCCTTTCGCGCGAACTGGAAATCTCCTACCCTACGGCATGGTTAATGCTTCACAAGATTCGCAAAGCCATGGGAGATCGCGATGCCCATTACCAGCTGGCCGGTTTGGTCGAACTGGATGACGCGTTCTTCGGAGCGCCGACCGAAGGC